The following proteins are encoded in a genomic region of Cryptomeria japonica chromosome 11, Sugi_1.0, whole genome shotgun sequence:
- the LOC131051384 gene encoding putative disease resistance protein At1g58400 produces MASPSSSRERSFSDFQRETPAASRKIYDAFLNHRGPDVKETLAFALYDSLEEEGFKTFLDDMEIELGDPIPSAIQDAIYSSKVQIAIFSPRYAESSWCLDELVLMLETKARFIPIFCDVKPFELRYPDKGVYAAAFAKHEEKGRFSEERRDQWKEALHSSSLISGYEFTTSKGEQSLDQCKAALHSSPPISGGEISTSNEIVNNIESLRTRIALAVQQEVGKKNVFPRHGQVGLHADTAASTSTLAHVKRSSLLPRDSHAVGIDSKVEDIKRLLENPQVQVIVVVGMGGLGKTFLLQNVYKALKSEYDHSIWLSISKTYSVKDLQHDIASDISLTKEIVEAKVTEEKAAELIHDRLQGKRSLIVLDDLWELSREGILFDKLGLPNEDCKIVVTTRNRQVALNSNAEIYEMEHLSDEYSWGLFCFYAFPKGNIAPQHIEEEGRKIVKQCGNLPLAIKTIAASLANTTLSKWELKRRQLERVCTSIGNPDPVMEILKLSYDSLPAHLKKCFAYLSFFPEDEKIKPEYLINLWIGEGFIPAGEDQWDIAWDWFDQLAQLCLLQICEEYYHDDFMINTYCKIHDLLHDLAIQIAKEDKCVFSAEEVSMPTSGATGWGRILLAKKGLHGLAISDSRPVYIRTLSLSHNPKIRRIPESLFIRMRGIRVLDLRCTMISRLPASLGKIVLLRVLNLDKTEIKEVPECVRHLKSLLFLALPSSCDSLPSWIGELTCLQNLEWCRGGRMPKGITKLASLRTLTSGFMSFSAKEDDFVRLEDMVNMAQLEEMHFSLEQEMDCDRMEEGILAQLVNMRRLEIESYKETRFLQFSKEMRAMKHLEKLSLSGFNVPSWIHKLENLRELHLNFFECSDFPEFQEMPNLVVLIMGYNESCRELPKAFGKSGGFPQLRILHLDGLVSLEEIPELEDGAMPCLQEFRIYQCGGINDSPKLKKVEGLERLKRLKIFYCRKSTLHESWESLEEGGEYWNKIKVINPRVHIEFSDCKIGKGGQNSGQVCFDTPIRFRIFGKRWSKWWTGFFQPKE; encoded by the exons ATGGCTTCTCCCTCCTCATCTCGCGAACGTTCTTTCAGTGATTTTCAGAGGGAAACGCCCGCTGCATCCAGAAAAATATATGATGCATTCCTCAACCACCGAGGCCCTGACGTCAAAGAAACTCTGGCTTTTGCACTTTACGATTCGCTGGAGGAAGAGGGATTTAAGACATTTCTTGATGACATGGAAATAGAATTGGGAGATCCAATTCCCTCTGCCATACAAGATGCCATATATTCTTCTAAAGTGCAGATCGCAATCTTCTCGCCACGATATGCGGAGTCCTCGTGGTGTCTAGATGAGCTGGTTCTCATGTTGGAAACCAAGGCTCGCTTTATTCCCATATTTTGTGATGTGAAGCCTTTTGAACTCCGCTACCCTGACAAGGGAGTTTATGCAGCTGCATTCGCCAAACATGAAGAAAAGGGCAGATTCAGCGAGGAGAGGCGTGACCAGTGGAAAGAAGCGCTCCACTCTTCTTCACTCATCTCTGGCTACGAATTCACCACATCTAAGGG CGAGCAGAGCCTTGACCAGTGCAAAGCAGCCCTCCACTCTTCTCCACCCATCTCTGGTGGCGAAATCAGCACATCTAATGA AATTGTCAATAATATCGAGAGCCTGCGTACAAGGATTGCCTTGGCTGTGCAACAAGAGGTTGGGAAGAAAAATGTCTTCCCAAGGCATGGGCAAGTTGGTCTTCATGCAGATACAGCAGCGTCAACGAGTACATTAGCACATGTGAAGAGATCTAGTCTTCTGCCCAGAGATTCACATGCAGTGGGCATAGATTCCAAGGTTGAAGACATAAAAAGGTTGCTAGAAAACCCACAAGTTCAAGTCATAGTCGTCGTTGGTATGGGCGGCTTGGGGAAGACATTTCTTCTCCAAAATGTCTACAAAGCCCTGAAATCTGAGTATGATCATTCCATCTGGCTCTCGATTTCTAAAACTTATTCTGTAAAGGATTTGCAACATGATATAGCCTCCGACATCAGTTTAACAAAGGAAATTGTGGAAGCTAAAGTAACTGAAGAGAAAGCAGCTGAATTGATTCATGACCGTCTCCAAGGGAAAAGGTCTCTTATTGTGCTGGATGATCTGTGGGAGCTGTCCAGAGAAGGTATTCTCTTCGATAAACTTGGTCTGCCAAATGAAGATTGTAAAATTGTAGTTACTACAAGAAATAGGCAGGTTGCTTTAAATTCAAATGCTGAAATTTACGAGATGGAGCATTTGTCAGATGAGTATAGTTGGGGGCTGTTTTGTTTCTATGCATTTCCGAAAGGAAATATAGCGCCACAGCATATTGAAGAGGAGGGTCGGAAGATTGTGAAGCAATGTGGGAATTTACCTCTTGCTATCAAAACGATAGCAGCCTCTCTGGCCAACACCACGCTAAGCAAATGGGAGTTAAAGCGCCGTCAGCTGGAAAGAGTATGTACTTCCATTGGTAACCCTGACCCTGTCATGGAGATATTAAAATTGAGTTATGACTCTTTGCCTGCGCACCTTAAAAAGTGTTTTGCATATCTTTCCTTCTTTCCCGAAGACGAAAAGATAAAACCAGAGTATTTGATAAATTTGTGGATAGGAGAGGGATTTATCCCAGCAGGAGAGGATCAGTGGGATATTGCCTGGGATTGGTTTGATCAACTTGCCCAGCTGTGTTTGCTTCAAATTTGTGAGGAATATTATCACGATGATTTTATGATAAACACATACTGTAAAATTCATGATCTGTTGCATGATTTGGCCATACAAATAGCAAAAGAAGATAAATGTGTTTTTTCTGCTGAAGAAGTCTCTATGCCTACAAGTGGTGCCACTGGCTGGGGTCGGATTTTACTGGCCAAGAAAGGTCTGCATGGTTTGGCCATCTCAGACAGTCGTCCTGTTTATATCCGTACACTCTCACTGTCTCACAATCCGAAGATTAGAAGAATTCCGGAAAGCCTGTTTATCAGAATGAGAGGAATTCGCGTTCTGGATTTGAGGTGCACAATGATCTCTAGATTGCCCGCGTCCCTTGGAAAGATTGTTCTTCTTAGAGTCCTCAATTTAGATAAGACAGAGATTAAGGAGGTACCGGAGTGTGTGAGGCATCTGAAAAGTCTCTTGTTTCTCGCTCTCCCTAGTTCTTGCGACTCATTACCATCATGGATAGGTGAGCTTACCTGTCTTCAGAATTTAGAATGGTGTCGTGGTGGTCGCATGCCAAAGGGAATAACAAAGCTGGCCTCTTTGAGAACTCTAACCAGTGGATTCATGAGTTTCTCCGCAAAAGAGGACGATTTCGTGAGGTTAGAGGATATGGTCAATATGGCTCAGCTTGAGGAAATGCATTTTAGTCTTGAGCAGGAGATGGACTGTGATAGGATGGAAGAAGGGATCCTTGCGCAGCTGGTGAATATGCGTCGTCTGGAAATCGAATCGTATAAGGAAACACggtttctgcaattttctaagGAAATGAGAGCAATGAAACATCTGGAAAAACTTTCATTAAGTGGGTTTAACGTGCCAAGTTGGATACATAAATTGGAAAATCTGAGGGaattacatttaaatttttttgagtGTAGTGATTTTCCGGAATTTCAAGAAATGCCCAATCTGGTGGTGTTGATTATGGGGTATAATGAGAGTTGCAGAGAATTGCCAAAGGCCTTTGGAAAGTCAGGAGGCTTTCCACAACTGCGAATCTTGCATCTTGATGGCCTCGTTTCTTTAGAGGAGATACCTGAATTGGAAGATGGGGCGATGCCATGCCTTCAAGAATTCAGAATATATCAATGTGGAGGGATCAACGATAGTCCGAAATTGAAGAAAGTGGAGGGATTGGAGCGATTGAAAAGGCTAAAGATTTTCTATTGCAGGAAGTCAACACTCCATGAATCGTGGGAGTCTTTAGAGGAAGGGGGAGAATATTGGAATAAAATCAAAGTCATAAATCCTCgtgtacatattgaattttctgattgtaaaaTAGGAAAAGGAGGTCAAAATAGTGGACAGGTTTGTTTCGACACACCTATTAGATTTAGAATTTTCGGGAAAAGGTGGTCAAAATGGTGGACAGGTTTTTTTCAACCCAAAGAGTAG